One region of Blattabacterium cuenoti genomic DNA includes:
- the argC gene encoding N-acetyl-gamma-glutamyl-phosphate reductase, whose translation MIEIGIIGGAGYTAGELIRLMIHHPKVKIKSVVSRSHTGKLIHLVHQDLLGEIENMKFSIDLKQNIDIVFLCSGHGKSRKELNNIPDNIKVIDLSQDFRIKNQSVFKNRNFIYGLPELQKKIIEKSNNIANPGCFATAILLAILPLAKKKLLKKNIHISAITGSTGSGIKNSDTNHFSWRNNNISTYKIFKHQHLQEIEEIIYKVQKNFSEKIYFIPYRGNFSRGIIATLYTYSIISLEKNIEIYKEYYKNHPFVEISDINIDVKQVVNTNKCILHILKEKNKLIIISIIDNLIKGASGQAIQNMNLLFNLDETCGLKLKSVRF comes from the coding sequence ATGATTGAAATAGGTATTATAGGAGGAGCTGGATATACTGCTGGAGAATTAATTAGATTAATGATTCATCATCCAAAAGTAAAAATTAAAAGTGTAGTAAGTAGAAGTCATACAGGAAAGTTGATTCATTTGGTTCATCAAGATTTATTAGGAGAAATAGAAAATATGAAATTTTCCATTGATTTAAAACAAAATATAGATATTGTATTTCTTTGTTCTGGACATGGAAAATCTAGAAAAGAATTGAATAATATACCAGATAATATAAAAGTAATTGATCTTAGTCAAGATTTTAGAATAAAAAATCAATCTGTTTTTAAAAATAGAAATTTTATTTATGGATTACCAGAATTACAAAAAAAAATAATTGAAAAATCTAATAATATAGCTAATCCTGGATGTTTTGCTACGGCTATTCTTTTAGCAATTTTACCATTAGCTAAAAAAAAATTATTAAAAAAAAATATTCATATTAGCGCTATAACTGGATCAACAGGATCAGGAATAAAAAATAGTGATACTAATCATTTTAGTTGGAGAAATAATAATATTTCTACTTATAAAATTTTTAAACATCAACATTTGCAAGAAATTGAAGAAATCATTTATAAAGTACAAAAAAATTTTTCTGAAAAAATTTATTTTATTCCTTATAGAGGAAATTTTTCTAGAGGTATTATAGCTACTTTATATACTTATTCTATTATTTCTTTAGAAAAGAATATAGAAATATATAAAGAATATTATAAAAATCATCCATTTGTAGAAATATCTGATATTAATATTGATGTGAAACAAGTTGTTAATACTAACAAATGTATTTTGCATATTCTTAAAGAAAAAAATAAATTGATTATTATAAGCATTATAGATAATCTTATAAAAGGAGCTTCAGGTCAAGCTATTCAAAATATGAATCTTCTATTTAATTTAGATGAAACTTGTGGTTTAAAATTGAAATCTGTTCGTTTTTAA
- a CDS encoding argininosuccinate synthase domain-containing protein, with the protein MKIKVRVSHDEDTKYAYLICKKIQESAKSRGTGIAKKDPEYIKSKMINGNAIIAFFDEVLAGFSYLEIFQNNEFVVNSGLIVFPEFRKKGLAKIIKVEIFKLSRKKFPNSKIFSITTSNPVIKINTELGFKPVAFSELTQSEKFWKGCKSCANFDILTKNKRKMCLCTGLLYHPENTKKNNNKKNCLFPGDKIVLAYSGGLDTSYCLKYLIQEKYEVHTVIINTGGFNKDELEKIEDRALNIGSKSHKTIDAIEEYYQNCIKYLIFGNILKNNTYPLSVSSERIFQAIKIAKYATSIKAIAIAHGSTGAGNDQIRFDIAFQIICPEKITLSPIRDKKISRKEEIEYLKKKGISICWDQAKYSINKGIWGTSIGGKETLTSYHDLPEEAYPTKLSKNKSEHLELEFEKGELVSVNQEKEKAIKNIIKIEKIASKFAIGRGIHTGDTILGIKGRVAFEASAAIIIIKAHHLLEKHILTKWQLYWKEQLSNWYGMLLHEAQYLDPVMRDIEKFLKSTQERLTGTVNIILYPYRFHLVGIKSKFDLMASSKIAQYGEMNHAWTAEDVKGFTKILSNQMKIYHNLNNKND; encoded by the coding sequence ATGAAAATAAAAGTTAGAGTATCTCATGATGAGGATACAAAATATGCTTACCTAATTTGTAAAAAAATTCAGGAATCAGCAAAAAGCAGAGGAACTGGAATAGCAAAAAAAGATCCAGAATATATTAAATCTAAAATGATTAATGGAAATGCAATAATTGCTTTTTTTGATGAGGTATTAGCTGGATTTAGCTATCTTGAAATTTTTCAAAACAATGAATTTGTTGTTAATTCTGGATTGATTGTTTTCCCAGAATTTAGAAAAAAAGGATTAGCAAAAATTATTAAAGTTGAAATATTTAAACTTTCCAGAAAAAAATTTCCAAATTCCAAAATATTTAGTATTACAACAAGTAACCCAGTTATTAAAATAAATACAGAATTGGGATTCAAGCCTGTAGCATTTAGTGAATTGACTCAATCAGAAAAATTTTGGAAAGGATGTAAAAGTTGTGCAAACTTTGATATATTAACAAAAAATAAAAGAAAAATGTGTTTATGTACAGGTCTTTTATATCATCCAGAAAATACAAAAAAAAATAATAATAAAAAAAATTGTTTATTTCCAGGAGATAAAATTGTTCTAGCTTATAGTGGAGGTTTAGATACTTCTTATTGTTTAAAATATCTTATACAAGAGAAATATGAAGTTCATACCGTAATCATTAATACAGGAGGATTTAATAAAGATGAATTAGAAAAAATTGAAGATAGAGCTTTAAATATTGGATCTAAATCTCATAAAACTATTGATGCTATAGAAGAATACTATCAAAATTGTATAAAGTATCTTATATTTGGTAATATTCTTAAAAACAATACTTATCCACTTTCAGTAAGTTCTGAAAGAATTTTTCAAGCTATTAAAATAGCTAAATATGCTACTTCTATTAAAGCAATAGCTATTGCTCATGGAAGTACAGGTGCTGGAAATGATCAAATTAGGTTTGACATAGCCTTTCAAATTATTTGTCCAGAAAAAATAACCTTATCTCCTATAAGAGATAAAAAAATTTCTAGAAAAGAAGAAATAGAATATTTAAAAAAAAAAGGAATATCTATTTGTTGGGATCAAGCTAAATATTCTATAAATAAAGGTATTTGGGGTACTAGTATAGGAGGAAAAGAAACACTAACTTCTTATCACGATTTACCAGAAGAAGCTTATCCTACCAAATTGAGCAAAAATAAAAGTGAACATTTAGAATTAGAATTTGAAAAAGGTGAATTAGTAAGTGTTAATCAAGAAAAAGAAAAAGCTATAAAAAATATAATAAAAATTGAAAAAATAGCTTCAAAATTTGCTATAGGAAGAGGTATTCATACAGGGGACACTATTTTAGGTATAAAGGGAAGAGTAGCTTTTGAAGCTTCTGCAGCAATTATTATCATTAAAGCTCATCATTTATTAGAAAAACATATTCTTACAAAATGGCAACTTTACTGGAAAGAACAATTATCCAATTGGTATGGAATGTTGCTTCATGAAGCTCAGTATTTAGATCCTGTTATGCGTGATATAGAAAAATTTTTGAAAAGTACACAAGAAAGATTAACAGGAACTGTAAATATAATTTTATATCCTTATAGATTTCATTTAGTTGGAATTAAATCTAAGTTCGATTTAATGGCATCTTCTAAAATAGCTCAATATGGAGAAATGAATCATGCTTGGACTGCTGAAGATGTTAAAGGTTTTACAAAAATTTTGAGTAATCAAATGAAAATATATCATAATTTAAATAATAAAAATGATTGA